The Martelella sp. AD-3 genome includes a region encoding these proteins:
- a CDS encoding aspartate aminotransferase family protein has translation MLTNDQLDRFDRENFFHPSTHLAQHARGESASRIVKTGKGVFIEDRDGKTLLDAFGGLYCVNVGYGRESIIEAIAEQARELAYYHAYAGHGTEAAINLAKMVIDRAPEHMSKVYFGLSGSDANETNIKLVWYYNNILGRPEKKKIISRWRGYHGSGLMTGSLTGLPGFQRKFDLPLERVFHTTAPYYFRRDDLAMSETDFVAHCVAELEHRIEREGADTIAAFIGEPVLGTGGIVPPPAGYWDAISAVLEKHDILLIADEVVTGFGRLGSMFGSAHFGLKPDLITIAKGLTSAYAPLSGSIVSEKMWKVLEQGTDENGPIGHGWTYSAHPIGAAAGVANLKLIDELGLVKNAGETGAYFLAAMKDALGEHAHVGDVRGEGMLLAVEFVRDRESRTFFEPEEKIGYRLAAALLAEGVIARAMPEGDILGYAPPLCLTREEADRIVAATKKAVTAVLG, from the coding sequence CGAGAATTTCTTTCATCCCTCGACCCATCTCGCCCAGCATGCGCGCGGTGAAAGCGCCAGCCGCATCGTCAAGACGGGCAAGGGCGTGTTCATCGAGGACCGCGACGGCAAGACGCTGCTGGATGCCTTCGGCGGCCTCTACTGCGTCAATGTCGGCTACGGACGCGAGAGCATCATCGAGGCGATCGCCGAGCAGGCGCGGGAGCTTGCCTATTACCACGCCTATGCCGGCCACGGCACGGAAGCGGCGATCAACCTTGCCAAGATGGTGATCGACCGCGCGCCGGAGCACATGTCCAAGGTCTATTTCGGCCTGTCGGGTTCGGATGCCAACGAAACCAACATCAAGCTCGTCTGGTATTACAACAATATTCTCGGCCGCCCGGAAAAGAAGAAGATCATCTCGCGCTGGCGCGGCTATCACGGCTCCGGCCTGATGACCGGTTCGCTGACCGGCCTTCCCGGCTTCCAGAGGAAGTTCGACCTGCCGCTGGAGCGGGTGTTCCACACCACCGCACCCTATTATTTCCGCCGCGACGATCTTGCCATGAGCGAGACCGATTTCGTCGCCCACTGCGTCGCCGAACTGGAACATCGGATCGAGCGCGAAGGCGCCGACACGATCGCCGCCTTCATCGGCGAGCCGGTGCTCGGAACGGGCGGCATCGTGCCGCCGCCGGCAGGCTATTGGGACGCCATTTCCGCCGTTCTCGAAAAGCACGACATTCTGCTGATCGCCGATGAGGTCGTCACCGGCTTCGGCCGTCTCGGCAGCATGTTCGGCTCGGCGCATTTCGGCCTGAAGCCCGATCTGATCACCATCGCCAAGGGGCTGACATCCGCTTATGCTCCGCTTTCCGGCTCCATCGTTTCTGAAAAGATGTGGAAGGTTCTGGAACAGGGCACCGACGAGAACGGCCCGATCGGCCATGGCTGGACCTATTCCGCGCACCCGATCGGGGCTGCCGCCGGCGTTGCCAATCTGAAGCTGATCGACGAATTGGGCCTCGTCAAGAATGCCGGCGAGACCGGCGCCTATTTCCTGGCCGCCATGAAGGACGCGCTGGGCGAGCATGCCCATGTCGGCGATGTGCGCGGCGAGGGCATGTTGCTCGCCGTCGAATTCGTCAGGGATCGCGAGAGCCGCACCTTCTTCGAACCGGAGGAAAAGATCGGCTACAGGCTGGCCGCCGCCCTTCTCGCGGAAGGCGTCATCGCGCGCGCCATGCCGGAGGGCGATATTCTGGGCTATGCCCCGCCGCTGTGCCTGACCCGTGAAGAGGCCGACCGGATCGTCGCCGCGACGAAGAAGGCGGTGACGGCGGTTCTCGGCTGA
- a CDS encoding tetratricopeptide repeat protein translates to MKAFRPFPLLIAAAMVVQTVAPVAAQETTAGAATVRIEYLPLTGPPLLLYRNARQALADGNAERAIADLREAIRQRPDAGELRLALVEALLAAGRNGEAREAALFAASDPDVDAETRRQLAAKAGEIREDPVAATPAPATEVYQAANAAAVSEATIDPELDDDAIRLLAERAAAIREGRAQEEADEEAGEIAAEDAQDAPLSTDDPAYKAADTAYRAFERGRYAEAVAAAEEAVRLAPQIDDYRTLLDNARTALAEERARQAAAAKEAAEAEPTPPEPVAEPGLDAEAVRRLSERAAGIRQERDGQTAQAAQSPVAAAPEEPPEAALPATEDPAYKAADAAYRAYENGEYRKAVINAGDAVRLAPDNDDYRALLDNAEKALAEMKARTAAASPAARAAEKAYAALRRDDPQAALGPAWQAARHAPGNRSYQVLLVDVLNRNGDREDALRVVDAAIARFGPDRTLLGQRGVIRQALGDQTGARADFEQALALPGETADETGLRLNLAAAAMATDAPETAYQALMPLGDSPDAAVWLARAKALTAMESFTAAATALEQAERLAKGERQQADVAIAGLDLLMAEGKNRRARAGLRAAAGDGVLAPIGPTETAYLAARLGDRALAYDAFSKAYQAGDLDGSQLIDAAYAARRDYHNEDAVSWLKRAIDEVDAGRLSLSPEGLFSLRREVSDISRRWGANIGLFYGSTGISDGYITPPASAGRSMQLGSEVFWRPPVIGYRDGRTVDLFVRQFTTVYDSLGGAVGLSTMQGAAGVRVKPFTNLNLALEAARYFKIGRYSRDDTLVRAAISDGFNTDLMPGSDAWWTGWYYGEAGRYFDSDEDFALANASLGRSFALNDDGTLIVTPYIGIAADYNNTYATEFALGAGPGINLRYWFRQTQYEAPMSHIDINGQYRARLGGDDRARGWFASLNLMI, encoded by the coding sequence ATGAAGGCTTTCCGGCCCTTCCCCTTGCTGATCGCCGCGGCAATGGTCGTGCAGACCGTGGCGCCCGTCGCGGCGCAGGAGACGACAGCAGGCGCGGCCACCGTCAGGATCGAATATCTGCCGCTTACCGGCCCGCCGCTTCTTCTCTACCGAAACGCCAGGCAGGCGCTTGCCGACGGCAATGCCGAAAGGGCGATCGCGGATCTCAGGGAAGCGATCCGGCAGAGGCCGGATGCCGGCGAACTGAGGCTGGCGCTGGTGGAAGCCCTCCTCGCCGCAGGCCGCAACGGCGAAGCGCGGGAGGCAGCGCTTTTTGCCGCTTCCGACCCGGATGTCGATGCCGAGACCCGGCGTCAGCTTGCCGCCAAGGCCGGCGAGATCAGAGAGGACCCCGTCGCTGCGACGCCGGCCCCCGCCACCGAGGTCTATCAGGCCGCCAATGCGGCGGCAGTCTCCGAGGCGACAATCGATCCCGAGCTTGACGACGATGCCATTCGCCTCCTCGCCGAACGGGCCGCCGCCATCAGGGAAGGCCGCGCACAAGAGGAAGCGGACGAAGAAGCCGGTGAGATCGCGGCGGAAGACGCGCAGGACGCGCCCCTGTCCACCGACGACCCCGCCTACAAGGCCGCCGACACGGCCTATCGCGCCTTCGAGCGCGGCCGGTATGCCGAGGCCGTTGCCGCCGCCGAGGAAGCTGTCAGGCTGGCGCCCCAAATCGATGATTACCGAACCCTGCTCGACAATGCGAGAACCGCCCTTGCCGAGGAGCGGGCACGACAGGCGGCGGCCGCCAAAGAAGCGGCGGAGGCCGAACCCACGCCGCCGGAACCGGTCGCCGAACCGGGCCTCGACGCCGAGGCCGTCCGCCGGCTTTCCGAGCGCGCTGCCGGCATCAGGCAGGAGCGGGACGGGCAGACGGCGCAGGCGGCGCAAAGCCCTGTCGCGGCAGCGCCGGAAGAGCCCCCTGAAGCAGCTCTCCCCGCAACAGAAGACCCCGCTTACAAGGCAGCGGATGCCGCCTACCGCGCCTACGAGAACGGCGAATACCGCAAGGCCGTCATCAATGCCGGAGATGCCGTCCGGCTTGCGCCGGACAATGATGACTATCGCGCGCTTCTCGACAATGCCGAAAAGGCCCTGGCGGAGATGAAGGCGAGAACGGCCGCCGCCTCGCCGGCGGCAAGAGCCGCCGAAAAAGCCTATGCGGCGCTGCGGCGCGATGATCCGCAAGCAGCACTTGGGCCCGCATGGCAGGCGGCGCGCCACGCGCCCGGCAACCGCTCCTATCAGGTGCTGCTGGTCGATGTCCTCAATCGCAACGGCGACCGGGAAGACGCGCTGCGCGTCGTCGATGCGGCGATCGCCCGCTTCGGTCCGGACCGCACGCTGCTCGGCCAGCGCGGCGTCATCCGGCAGGCGCTCGGGGACCAGACCGGCGCGCGCGCCGATTTTGAACAGGCGCTCGCCCTGCCCGGTGAAACCGCGGACGAGACCGGTCTCCGGCTCAACCTCGCCGCAGCGGCCATGGCGACGGATGCGCCCGAAACCGCCTATCAGGCGCTCATGCCCCTCGGCGATAGCCCGGATGCCGCCGTCTGGCTGGCGCGGGCAAAGGCGCTGACCGCGATGGAGAGCTTCACCGCCGCCGCGACCGCGCTTGAACAGGCGGAACGTCTGGCGAAGGGAGAGAGGCAGCAGGCGGATGTGGCCATTGCCGGGCTCGACCTGCTGATGGCCGAGGGCAAAAACCGGCGCGCCCGCGCGGGCCTGCGCGCTGCCGCCGGGGACGGCGTTCTCGCGCCGATCGGTCCGACGGAAACCGCCTATCTCGCCGCCCGCCTCGGCGACCGCGCGCTTGCCTATGACGCCTTCAGCAAGGCCTATCAGGCCGGCGATCTTGACGGCAGCCAGCTGATTGACGCGGCCTATGCCGCAAGGCGGGATTACCACAACGAGGATGCGGTCTCCTGGCTGAAACGGGCCATCGACGAGGTGGATGCCGGCAGGCTCTCCCTGTCGCCGGAAGGACTTTTCAGCCTCAGGCGCGAGGTTTCGGACATTTCGCGGCGCTGGGGCGCCAATATCGGCCTCTTTTACGGCAGCACCGGCATTTCCGACGGCTACATCACGCCGCCGGCGTCTGCCGGGCGCAGCATGCAGCTCGGCTCGGAAGTGTTCTGGCGACCTCCGGTCATCGGCTACCGGGACGGGCGCACGGTCGATCTCTTTGTCCGCCAGTTCACCACGGTTTACGATTCGCTCGGCGGCGCTGTCGGGCTATCGACCATGCAGGGAGCGGCGGGCGTGCGCGTCAAGCCGTTTACCAATCTCAACCTGGCGCTGGAAGCCGCGCGCTACTTCAAGATCGGGCGCTACAGCCGCGACGACACGCTGGTGCGCGCCGCCATCTCCGACGGGTTCAACACCGACCTGATGCCCGGTTCGGATGCCTGGTGGACGGGCTGGTATTATGGCGAGGCGGGCCGCTATTTCGACAGCGACGAGGATTTCGCCCTCGCGAATGCGAGCCTTGGCCGCAGCTTCGCGCTCAACGACGACGGGACCCTCATCGTCACGCCCTATATCGGCATCGCGGCCGACTACAATAACACCTATGCGACGGAGTTCGCGCTGGGCGCGGGACCGGGGATCAATCTGCGCTACTGGTTCCGCCAGACGCAGTACGAAGCGCCGATGTCGCATATCGATATCAACGGCCAGTACCGGGCAAGGCTCGGCGGCGATGACAGGGCGCGCGGATGGTTCGCTTCCCTCAATCTGATGATATGA
- a CDS encoding glycosyl transferase family protein, with translation MELYWPYLIADYYRVLEYLTAAVAVIILVSCVDDLFIDAVFYLRTIKRRLTVERRYKPLTPDQLLGRPEQHIAIMVPAWLESDVIAAMIEGMVGTLDYRHYTVFVGTYRNDAATINEVERMRRRYRQLVRVEVPHDGPTCKADCLNWVVQAIFAHEERHGISFAGVILHDSEDVLHPLELRFFNYLLPRIDLIQIPVNSLERHWSDLVAGVYMDEFAEWHGKDIVVREALSGMVPSAGVGTCFSRKALLTLSAEDSNQTFNTQTLTEDYDIGMRLAEHGMRSILARFPVDYQVKRRTWFGFGPEKDMTVRMALCVQEYFPNTFRTSYRQKARWSLGICFQGWAYFGWHGSLIDRYFMLRDRKGMVTTFVTVFAYVLAFQYILFQLGFTFGLLPGGYPPLLAVEGWVGLVLILNAVALFLRISQRFYFTARTFGWEHGLLSIPRIIVGNFVNFMAMARAWNQYLNHLFTGKRLVWDKTMHDFPTGDGLVDRKTKLGDLLVSWHAINAAQLETSLEAQKARRVPLGRILLDEGWLEEDVLAEAVAFQSGLDLITVTEEELVAARDRFRPDFLFAYRVLPVVDEESDRLALATSFPLAENALAAIANRLGYEPRYFVVRDRVLAGGLRLLASKGRDREPSREERIEANIPLLGEILVENGAISNDVLQKALVDYQPERDGLIGSYLVDRDVVFREAIENALEEQRARIARARERQDARPDATESEGEARS, from the coding sequence ATGGAGCTCTACTGGCCCTATCTGATCGCCGACTACTACCGGGTGCTGGAATATCTGACGGCGGCCGTCGCCGTCATCATCCTCGTCTCCTGCGTCGACGACCTGTTCATCGACGCCGTCTTCTACCTGCGCACCATCAAGCGGCGCCTCACCGTCGAGCGCCGCTACAAGCCGCTAACGCCGGACCAGCTTTTGGGCCGCCCCGAACAGCACATTGCCATCATGGTGCCGGCCTGGCTCGAAAGCGACGTGATCGCGGCGATGATCGAGGGCATGGTCGGCACGCTCGACTATCGCCACTATACGGTCTTCGTCGGCACCTACCGCAATGATGCGGCGACCATCAACGAGGTGGAACGCATGCGGCGGCGCTATCGCCAGCTCGTGCGCGTGGAGGTGCCGCATGACGGGCCAACCTGCAAGGCAGACTGCCTGAACTGGGTGGTGCAGGCGATCTTTGCCCATGAGGAGCGGCACGGCATATCCTTCGCCGGCGTCATCCTTCATGACAGCGAGGATGTCCTGCACCCGCTCGAGCTGCGTTTCTTCAACTATCTGCTGCCGCGCATCGACCTCATCCAGATCCCGGTCAACTCGCTGGAGCGGCATTGGTCCGATCTCGTCGCCGGCGTCTACATGGATGAATTCGCCGAATGGCACGGCAAGGACATCGTCGTGCGCGAGGCGCTTTCCGGCATGGTGCCGTCGGCCGGGGTCGGCACCTGCTTCTCACGCAAGGCGCTGCTGACGCTTTCGGCCGAAGACAGCAACCAGACCTTCAACACCCAGACGCTGACCGAGGACTACGATATCGGCATGCGGCTCGCCGAGCACGGCATGCGCTCCATCCTCGCCCGTTTTCCGGTCGACTACCAGGTCAAGCGCAGGACCTGGTTCGGCTTCGGCCCCGAAAAGGACATGACCGTGCGGATGGCGCTGTGCGTCCAGGAATATTTTCCCAATACCTTCCGCACCTCATACCGCCAGAAGGCGCGCTGGTCGCTCGGCATCTGCTTTCAGGGCTGGGCCTATTTCGGCTGGCACGGTTCGCTCATCGACCGCTATTTCATGCTGCGCGACCGCAAGGGCATGGTCACCACCTTCGTGACCGTCTTCGCCTATGTCCTCGCGTTCCAGTATATCCTGTTCCAGCTCGGCTTCACATTCGGGCTTCTTCCGGGCGGCTATCCGCCGCTCCTTGCCGTCGAAGGCTGGGTCGGGCTTGTCCTGATCCTGAACGCCGTGGCCCTTTTCCTGCGCATTTCGCAGCGCTTCTATTTTACCGCGCGCACATTCGGCTGGGAACACGGCCTCCTGTCCATCCCGCGCATCATCGTCGGCAATTTCGTGAACTTCATGGCGATGGCGCGGGCATGGAACCAGTATCTCAACCACCTCTTCACCGGCAAACGCCTGGTCTGGGACAAGACCATGCATGACTTCCCGACCGGCGACGGTCTGGTGGACCGCAAGACGAAACTGGGCGACCTGCTGGTCTCCTGGCACGCCATCAACGCCGCCCAGCTTGAAACATCGCTTGAAGCGCAGAAGGCCAGGCGCGTGCCGCTCGGCCGCATCCTTCTGGACGAGGGCTGGCTGGAGGAAGACGTGCTGGCCGAGGCCGTCGCCTTCCAGTCCGGCCTCGACCTGATCACCGTGACGGAAGAGGAACTGGTCGCCGCGCGCGACCGGTTTAGGCCGGATTTCCTGTTTGCCTACCGGGTTCTGCCGGTGGTCGACGAGGAGAGCGACAGGCTGGCGCTCGCAACCTCCTTTCCGCTAGCCGAGAACGCGCTGGCTGCGATCGCCAACCGCCTCGGCTATGAACCGCGCTATTTTGTCGTGCGCGACCGGGTGCTTGCCGGCGGCCTGCGCCTGCTCGCATCGAAAGGCCGCGACAGGGAACCCTCAAGAGAGGAACGTATCGAGGCCAATATTCCCCTGCTTGGCGAAATCCTGGTCGAAAACGGGGCGATTTCCAATGATGTGCTGCAGAAGGCGCTTGTCGACTACCAGCCCGAGCGTGACGGGCTGATCGGCTCCTATCTCGTCGACCGGGACGTCGTCTTCAGGGAGGCGATCGAAAACGCGCTCGAGGAGCAGCGCGCCCGCATAGCCCGGGCGCGGGAAAGACAGGACGCCAGGCCGGACGCGACCGAGAGCGAAGGGGAGGCCCGGTCATGA
- the wecB gene encoding non-hydrolyzing UDP-N-acetylglucosamine 2-epimerase yields the protein MKVLCVFGTRPEAIKMAPVVNAIARDRAITGVTCVTGQHRAMLDQVLDLFGIVPDFDLAVMAPNQTLNSLSCRVIAGLDAVLEEVRPDCVLVHGDTTSAMAASLAAFHRGIKIGHVEAGLRTYDLSRPWPEEMNRRVIDVVSSLAFAPTASSAENLEREHLGGRIIVTGNTVIDALKETAGRIGKDASLRNTLEERFTFLSPGRRLVLVTGHRRESFGGGFVNICKALARLSKRDDIEIVYPVHLNPNVSGPVHELLGTLDNVHLIDPLAYLDFVYLMTRAEIILTDSGGVQEEAPSLGKPVLVMRDVTERPEAVAAGAVILVGTETERIVTETERLLDDAAHYQGFSRVINPYGDGRAAGRIADALAGRPVSPFDPKAAQ from the coding sequence GTGAAAGTTCTCTGCGTATTCGGCACCAGACCGGAAGCGATCAAGATGGCCCCGGTCGTCAACGCGATCGCGCGCGACAGAGCTATCACCGGCGTGACCTGCGTCACAGGCCAGCACCGTGCGATGCTGGACCAGGTGCTTGACCTCTTCGGCATCGTTCCGGACTTCGACCTTGCCGTCATGGCCCCGAACCAGACGCTGAACAGCCTTTCCTGCCGTGTCATCGCCGGCCTTGACGCGGTTCTGGAAGAGGTGCGGCCCGATTGCGTGCTGGTTCACGGCGATACCACATCGGCGATGGCGGCGAGCCTTGCCGCTTTCCACCGCGGCATAAAGATCGGGCATGTGGAGGCGGGGCTCAGGACCTATGACCTTTCAAGGCCCTGGCCGGAGGAAATGAACCGCCGGGTGATCGACGTGGTATCATCACTCGCTTTCGCGCCGACGGCTTCGAGCGCCGAAAACCTCGAACGCGAGCATCTCGGCGGCCGCATCATCGTCACCGGCAACACGGTTATCGACGCGCTGAAGGAGACGGCCGGCCGCATTGGCAAGGACGCAAGCCTTCGCAACACGCTCGAAGAGCGGTTCACCTTCCTCAGCCCCGGTCGTCGGCTGGTTCTGGTCACGGGGCACCGGCGCGAAAGCTTCGGCGGCGGCTTCGTCAATATCTGCAAGGCGCTGGCACGGCTTTCAAAACGCGACGACATCGAGATCGTCTATCCGGTGCACCTCAACCCGAATGTCTCGGGGCCGGTGCATGAACTGCTCGGCACGCTTGACAATGTCCATCTCATCGACCCGCTGGCCTATCTGGATTTCGTTTATCTGATGACGCGGGCCGAAATCATCCTGACGGATTCCGGCGGCGTGCAGGAGGAGGCGCCCTCGCTCGGCAAGCCGGTCCTGGTGATGCGCGACGTCACCGAGCGGCCGGAGGCCGTGGCCGCCGGCGCCGTCATCCTGGTGGGGACGGAGACGGAGCGGATCGTCACGGAAACCGAAAGGCTTCTGGATGACGCGGCGCATTATCAAGGCTTTTCCCGCGTCATCAACCCCTACGGAGACGGCAGGGCCGCCGGACGCATCGCCGACGCGCTGGCGGGACGGCCGGTCTCTCCTTTCGACCCGAAGGCGGCGCAATGA
- a CDS encoding phosphatase PAP2 family protein, with protein sequence MVLVAFAILDYPVGVMSKQLDPLLHQYGNLLTDFGKSDWILIVSFLAIVVGLGAAGTGDRRTRAKGVFLAQASSFVFAAIAFSGIAVALIKNMIGRARPNMLYHEIGPFAFSPMQFDADFASFPSGHSTTIAAIFTCAAFFMPRHRVMFFSLAVIFAMCRTIVGAHYPSDVIAGLAFGAWCTYLVAIFFSRYRLVFRIDDGGWPVPRNSIRALKPAFMQHRHPPASRQTDLDLRAQKGH encoded by the coding sequence ATGGTTCTCGTTGCCTTCGCGATCCTCGACTATCCGGTCGGGGTCATGAGCAAGCAGCTTGACCCGCTCCTGCACCAGTACGGCAATCTGCTGACCGATTTCGGCAAGTCGGACTGGATCCTGATCGTCAGTTTCCTCGCCATCGTCGTCGGTCTCGGCGCTGCCGGTACAGGCGACCGGCGCACGCGGGCCAAGGGCGTCTTCCTCGCCCAGGCCTCCAGTTTCGTCTTCGCGGCCATCGCCTTTTCCGGCATCGCCGTCGCCCTCATCAAGAACATGATCGGCCGCGCGCGCCCCAACATGCTCTATCATGAGATCGGCCCGTTCGCCTTCAGCCCGATGCAGTTCGATGCTGATTTCGCCAGCTTCCCCTCGGGCCATTCGACCACGATCGCCGCGATCTTCACCTGCGCCGCCTTCTTCATGCCGCGCCACCGCGTGATGTTCTTCAGCCTCGCCGTCATATTCGCCATGTGCCGCACGATTGTCGGCGCGCACTATCCGAGCGACGTCATCGCCGGGCTTGCCTTCGGCGCGTGGTGCACCTACCTCGTCGCGATCTTTTTCTCGCGTTATCGCCTGGTGTTCAGGATCGACGACGGCGGCTGGCCGGTGCCGCGCAACAGCATCAGGGCGCTTAAACCGGCGTTCATGCAACACCGCCATCCACCCGCTTCCAGGCAAACAGACCTTGACTTGCGGGCGCAAAAGGGCCATTAG
- a CDS encoding aspartate-semialdehyde dehydrogenase: MGFKIAVAGATGNVGREMLSILAERGFPADEVVALASSRSVGKEVSFGDKTLKVKNLENYDFSDTDICLMSAGGSISQKWSPKIGAQGCVVIDNSSAWRYDADVPLIVPEVNPDAVEGFTRRNIIANPNCSTAQLVVALKPLHDAATIKRVVVSTYQSVSGAGKDGMDELFNQTRAVFVADPIENRKFTKRIAFNVIPHIDVFMEDGYTKEEWKVLAETKKMLDPKIKVTCTAVRVPVFIGHGESVNLEFEKEITAEEAREILREAPGCLVVDKHEDGGYVTPVECAGEDVTYISRIREDATVENGLAMWVVSDNLRKGAALNAVQIAELLVARNLVKPRATA, encoded by the coding sequence ATGGGTTTCAAGATTGCAGTCGCCGGCGCCACCGGCAATGTCGGGCGCGAAATGCTGTCCATCCTCGCAGAGCGCGGTTTCCCGGCCGATGAGGTCGTCGCGCTCGCTTCCAGCCGTTCCGTCGGCAAGGAAGTCTCCTTCGGCGACAAGACGCTGAAGGTAAAGAACCTGGAAAATTACGATTTCTCCGACACCGATATCTGCCTGATGTCGGCGGGCGGATCGATCTCGCAGAAGTGGTCGCCGAAGATCGGCGCCCAGGGCTGCGTCGTGATCGACAATTCGTCCGCCTGGCGTTACGACGCCGACGTGCCGCTGATCGTGCCGGAGGTCAATCCCGATGCCGTCGAGGGCTTTACCAGGCGCAACATCATCGCCAATCCGAACTGCTCGACCGCCCAGCTCGTCGTCGCGCTGAAGCCGCTGCATGACGCGGCGACCATCAAGCGCGTCGTGGTCTCCACCTACCAGTCGGTCTCCGGCGCGGGCAAGGACGGCATGGACGAGCTGTTCAACCAGACCCGGGCCGTCTTCGTCGCCGATCCGATCGAGAACAGGAAGTTCACCAAGCGCATCGCCTTCAACGTCATTCCCCATATCGACGTCTTCATGGAGGACGGCTACACCAAGGAGGAATGGAAGGTTCTGGCCGAAACCAAGAAGATGCTGGACCCGAAGATCAAGGTTACCTGCACCGCCGTGCGCGTTCCGGTCTTCATCGGCCATGGCGAATCCGTGAACCTCGAATTCGAAAAGGAGATCACGGCCGAGGAAGCCCGCGAGATTCTGCGCGAGGCGCCGGGTTGCCTTGTCGTCGACAAGCATGAGGATGGCGGATACGTCACCCCCGTCGAATGCGCCGGCGAGGACGTCACCTATATTTCCCGCATCCGCGAGGACGCGACCGTGGAAAACGGCCTGGCAATGTGGGTGGTCTCCGACAACCTGCGCAAGGGCGCGGCGCTGAATGCCGTCCAGATCGCCGAGCTTCTGGTGGCCCGCAACCTGGTCAAGCCGCGCGCGACCGCCTGA
- a CDS encoding Ldh family oxidoreductase encodes MSGDETTITREAATRLGEEVMRLAGYGPDHARAITASTVLAQGDECHSHGLYRLLSCAELAERGKVDPKATPAVDDRAPAIVRVDARRGISLTAFEAGLPHLVEKARTAGLAALAINNCYHFSALWPEIEAIADKGLVALAMTVSHAWVAPAGGARPAFGTNPIAFGWPRPGEDPFVFDFATSAIARGDLELHRRANSPLPAGVAVDAAGEPTTDPMAAIDGAMLTFGGHKGSALSAMIELLAGPLIGDMTSAQSLAHDEGAGVVPMHGELILAFDPASFLGSAVAENAARAEGLFAGITDTGARLPSARRYAARRRNANRPMPVRRAVLEDIEALSARLRRAR; translated from the coding sequence ATGTCCGGCGACGAAACCACGATCACGCGCGAGGCGGCAACAAGACTGGGCGAGGAGGTGATGCGCCTTGCGGGCTATGGCCCCGACCATGCGCGCGCCATCACCGCGTCAACGGTGCTTGCGCAGGGCGACGAATGCCATTCCCACGGGCTTTACCGCCTGCTCTCCTGCGCCGAGCTTGCGGAAAGGGGCAAGGTCGACCCGAAGGCGACGCCGGCGGTCGATGACCGGGCGCCGGCGATCGTGCGCGTCGATGCCCGCCGCGGCATCTCGCTGACGGCGTTCGAGGCAGGCCTGCCGCATCTTGTCGAAAAGGCAAGGACGGCGGGGCTTGCTGCGCTGGCGATCAACAATTGCTATCACTTCTCCGCCCTCTGGCCGGAGATCGAGGCGATCGCGGACAAGGGCCTCGTTGCGCTCGCCATGACGGTAAGCCATGCCTGGGTGGCGCCTGCCGGCGGCGCGCGTCCCGCCTTCGGCACCAACCCGATCGCCTTCGGCTGGCCCCGCCCCGGCGAAGACCCCTTCGTCTTCGACTTCGCCACCTCGGCCATTGCCCGCGGCGATCTCGAGCTGCACCGCCGCGCCAATTCGCCCCTGCCCGCGGGCGTCGCGGTCGATGCGGCGGGCGAGCCAACGACCGATCCGATGGCCGCCATCGACGGCGCCATGCTGACCTTCGGCGGTCACAAGGGTTCGGCCCTTTCGGCCATGATCGAGCTTCTCGCCGGCCCGCTGATCGGCGACATGACAAGCGCGCAGTCCCTTGCCCATGATGAAGGCGCGGGCGTGGTTCCCATGCATGGCGAACTGATCCTGGCCTTCGACCCGGCTTCCTTCCTCGGCTCTGCGGTCGCCGAAAACGCGGCAAGGGCGGAAGGCCTGTTTGCAGGGATCACCGATACGGGCGCCCGCCTGCCGTCTGCCAGACGGTATGCCGCCCGCCGGCGCAACGCGAACAGGCCCATGCCCGTCCGCCGCGCGGTGCTGGAGGATATCGAGGCGCTTTCCGCGCGTCTGCGACGGGCGCGGTAG